A region of the Geomonas subterranea genome:
GAAACTTTCCGCTAAGATGAGCCAAAAGGGACTCTGCCCCCTCACGGACGATGATGTCACCGAGCCTGATCCGACCGAGACCTTCAGCTTTCTCTATGTACCAGTCCAGCACCTCTTTGATGAACCCGATCACCTGTTCCTCGGGGAGGAATGTTGCATACAGGGTTCCGATGAGCGGGTGGCGTCCCCATTTCCCACCTATCCTTACCGAGTATCCTCGCTTGGCCACTTTCCAGGCTCCGGTCGGGCAGGACTTGACACAGTCCCCGCAATTGACGCATTTGCTCGGGCAGTAGACGACACAGCCTCCGTCCATTGAAATGGCCCCTTCACGGCATGCCTTGGCGCACACTCCACAACCGACACACTCGTCGGGAGTCAAGGCTGGCGAAAGTGCACCCTGGAATCCGACGTCGTTCAACGCTGACTTTGGACAATCGATGGGACAACCGGCAAAACACACCTTGAATTTGTGATGGGTGGTCTCGGTCCCAAACAACTTCTCGT
Encoded here:
- a CDS encoding 4Fe-4S binding protein; translation: MTLNKVDIEKLKSDGFIKERGKDLFTVRMRVPGGRLSVDRLMRIAEVAQKYGKGHVHLSVRQSIELVNINHADFDKVVAELGEEQQKVASVGARVRVPTACGGCEYNPNGLVDTQKAALEVDEKLFGTETTHHKFKVCFAGCPIDCPKSALNDVGFQGALSPALTPDECVGCGVCAKACREGAISMDGGCVVYCPSKCVNCGDCVKSCPTGAWKVAKRGYSVRIGGKWGRHPLIGTLYATFLPEEQVIGFIKEVLDWYIEKAEGLGRIRLGDIIVREGAESLLAHLSGKFPEYTLGTTIAPQTVATQYADTTTP